Within the Megalops cyprinoides isolate fMegCyp1 chromosome 10, fMegCyp1.pri, whole genome shotgun sequence genome, the region CTAGGCATCCAGCAAAAGGTCTGTAAAAAGTGTCTCAGCTGGAGTGTTTTTTTCACCAGAGACATGTGCCCTGACTGTGAAACTGCTCTAATGAATGTCCATAGTTATCTGATCAGGGTCCACACCAGCCTGTCCCCAGTTATAGGAAATGCAGAGGCAATGACTAATCTGCTGACCttggaaaaacagaacacagggCTGAATTTCCTGTAATCGGGCTAGCTCCAGTGTCAGTGAATAAggttcccagaatgcactgctctCTCCACAATCCTTGTGTTGCCTGGTCTGCAGCTTCTTCTAATACAGGACCCCccttgacacacacacacacacacacacacacacacacacacacacacacacagctttcagGACCTCCTCTTACACACCACAATAAAACTGGTGATGAAACCACCCTCCCTGGGACCTGAGTCCCAACAGGCCGGGGGTGGAGCGTGAAGGCAGTGGGGGTTAAATAAACAACCCCCCCAGGTCTCCAGCCCCATACCCCCACAGCCACCATAAGAGCCAGCGCCAGTTGTGTCTTCTCACTGCCAACATTTCTCCCTGTTATTGCGGGAGGGCAGACTAAACACGTGTGGCGGACGGGCCACGGTATCGTGCAGGCCGGACCTGTGGAATGCGCGGGTCAGCGTGGGCTAGCGCGGGCGCGGCCCGATTACAGCCGGGAGCCACGCTGATTAATGAAGCTGACGGTGGGCCTACCCTCCGCAGTTACACAATCCCAACTGAGAAATAACACAGTTGACTATTTCTTTTCCCcatcttttgttgttgttgttgttgttatttcggtgttatattttttgttatttctgatCCTCAGCTCAAAATGGGACATGATactcacattttgaaatgatgctGTAAGACCAGCTTTCTAACATCAACAAGCAGAGGTTATTTCGAGGCTTTCTATTTTTGACATATTCTGTATGCGACAAATGTGATTGCTCCATGCCAGTGCAGCTGGAGAAGTTTCACAGGGTCTagcacatacgtgcacacagCTCAAGAGTGTCCCCTGGTGGCTAAATCTACATAAACAAGCTCACCGTATCTGAACAGACAGCATAATTGAAGAGGGTTTTAACTACACTACACATTTAATGAATAACCTTTTCTTCCCTCATACAAGTAGCCAAATACAGCTGAAGCAATAATTTATGGTGGAAAGACAGTTTATTTTACTAACATGAAGggaatttgtattgttttgttcaaTTATGTGCAAGTAGCatagaaataatgaaaaaaacccCATACAAAGACTTGTGCTAATCCAGTTTTGTGGGTGTGCAGTGCTGTATAGTCAAGTACCAAATGCCCTGTTGGCAGAAACTTTTCTTCCTCACCCACATCGGGCTTAAGTTACTGTCACTCCActctgaatgaaatgtgttgatTCTCCACAGTGTGCATGACGCAAATGTGACGTAAATGTGACATTTCCTTAGAGGGGCTGCCCAGACTCGGAGCGAGGCTGGCAATCGCTTGGTTCCAGAGAGAAAATCCAGGAGATGAGACAGAACAGAagatgataaaaacaaaacaaaatatagcaaatgtaaATCAGGCATCTGGACTATGTCCTCAGCCGCCAACAGCAGGGGGACATACTGTATCCTCTGACTACCTTACACTAGCTGTGTTTCCATGGCTACAGCCCACACCTTTCCCAGAGTAATGTGCATAAATATCGGAGAGATGGGCAGCATAACATTTACTGTCACAACTGAAGAAAGCTCTTTAAGGTACTGAGGCTGTTGCCTCTGTTTCAAAAGACACTGCCTGAAAGAGCTGAGACTCTAATGTCCTATGAGAGGATTGAACTGGCCCTGTGGTGGTAGGTCAGAGCCCTGAATTGGTATCCATAAGAGTTTTAGGTTTGAGTCTTGAGCgaggcagtgctgctgtgttccAAGGCATGGTACCACATCTGCCTCCATCTGTTCAGATGAGCTGAGAAAGCTGGGAAATGGAGCAAGAAAACTGCTGTGTCTATGAGAGATTCTGGGCAAAACCTGATTCTTAAAAAacctctgtatctgtctgtgctgcagggaGGCGGAGAGGTGAGCGGAGACACCGGAAcaacaggaaggagaaggagtCCCAGGACAgctggcaggagagagagagggagagggaggtgggggacCGCGAGGATGCTGAGAACAGGAACAAGACAGAGCACCGGCGCTCCAGAGGCCAGGACAGAGACCTGACCtcgccagcagggggcactgcgCACTAATGGCCTTCTGGACCCCCTTACcccccctcacaccctcactctGGGGGTGCTGCTGCTACCTGTATGTTTTGAATATAGACTGTATATTCACATGAGAAGAGGGGCGCCCGACATTTGGTGGCCAGCACTGAGGTCACCCCCCTCCAgactggccccgccccctcccctttttccttcccttcctccaGTCCGGACGgcaaatcagagagagagaaaatcccGCTATTGTGATTGGCCAGGACTGCACAGAGTGGATCGGGACTCTGGGGAGCGGAACTCGGATCTTCCAGGATGAGCTTGTCATGCTTGTTAAAGCTGTTATTTAAAGGGGCTAGGTGCAGCGTCGCGTTGAGGCTTGAATGTAGGTTTTCGTGACATTACGTAGAGTTGTTGTTTAGACATCTATAACGATTTCAGagtaaattaaaaaacagagcATGCTCAATGgcatcatcaacatcatctaCAGAGGAGAACAGATTCTAGGACTGCATGTGGATtgatgtatatgtgtatgaggTAATAGAaaagtggttgttttttttatttcatgaacaAGATGGAGGCACACAGTGCTTCTCCCAGTGtctttttgtatttcatctttGTTCAGTTGCTCTCGAGCAAGGAGCTTGGTTGCCTTTCATTATCAATAGGTTCTGTGCTTTCAGTGATGCCACCTGACCAGAAAAGCCAGTGAACAATTCAAAGCACCTGTATGTCAAATAAACTATATTggatttgtatgtttttatttttattccccTGTTTTGGCGCAAATGATTGTGTTATCACTGTGAGCTGAAATGCTGTATTCACCTCGGGTTTATGTGTTAGATTAAACCCATACACACGTGAACGTGGACacattcacccacacacacacgcaagtgCATCAACATGATATGGCTCAGAGAGCAACGGATAAATATAGGAATTTTGTAACGTGTGCTCTTCTTCATAGATGTTATATTTATCCAACAAGATTATCTGCTCTATTGCCTTCTCTGGTCAAAATTTTAAAAGGTTACGTTTTTGGGTATGTATGAAAAAGTGCGTACAAATTTTGAGAATTCTGCTATCCTCCTCCAGTTGATGACACAAGATGGCCTTACTACCAGACAGCTTGTCATTTAAGTGAATGGAGAAATTCGAAATGCTGTCGGAAACCGCTCTTCCACGTATAGCTTTATAACCACTTGACTCGTCGggtgaaaaatatataaaaacatctAGAAACGTGCTGCGaaaatgtgtctgtacatgGGTGATGATCTACTTGTCGCTCAGCTTGTAGATCGAGTGATAAGGTCGGCAACTTAAAACGAAAAGGACATGAGATATAACACTCATTGCCTTTCAATGGAGGAAAAATGAGAGAAGAAGACCTACTTTGAATTTGATTTGTAAATTGTCACCGCACGCAAACCGTACACAGACTCACAATACCCGAAATCAATTAAATACTACATTTTACAAGGATTAGGGCATCTGctcttaacaaaaaaaagttggGAATGTGGTGTCATAAAATAGAATGATTAAGACAGAAACATTTGGCAGCAGCAATGACACAACAAGAATAACAAAAAGTTGCTTATCGATGGTCGTTCTGTCTAAGGAGAGAGGTTGGGGGACTCTGTCACGGGTAATACTAAACCACCGCCCCCACCCAGACACCCAAGCAACACTCGCCATTCCCGGAGACTATCAGGAACGTGTTATCAACTGTTTTAAATAGCTCATCGAATAGCCTACGCAAtgaaagtgcatcagaaacagtctttttttaagCGTTGGAAAAGACACACTGTGATAACCCCTTTCtacacatgcactcatattCCCAATGTCCCATGAACTTTTCCAAAAGTTACTTATTACTGCCTAGaggtatatacatatatcttgCATACATTGTATTGCTTTATTTGAATTGCCTCTGTCTTAGCTAGAGAATTGTGTGTTCACTTAATTGTACATGTGGGGTGTTAAGGTATATTCagttaatgttaaatattaagCACATTGTTCACTACCACCAGCATCCGGAGTGCTCCTCAACAAAATTTGTAGCTGCGTGCCTACGCAGAAGACGCACCCTCTGCACGTCATGACGCTCCGGATGATGCGTAGGACTCCGTCTTTGGTGTTTTGTGAAGGAGCTAAAAAAACAGAGCGCTGGTGAGTAATTTAACGAATCCTTAAATAAGGCGATATTAATGAATTCGTGAACCGGTCGGCAAAGCAAAACCTAACTGAGGAGTGTGCGGCCGATGACAACGGAGTCCGGGTCCGGAGCATTGGAAAACGCCCTGGTGGAAGCGGTTTCCTAAACTGCGATGGCAGTCAGCCTTTCCTAGTCACACAACAGGTCTCATTGTTATGGTTGTGCCTGAAAGCCAGTGCTTCTTCTGCGTCTGTGTAATAGTCGTGATTGTGCCGCGACGCTTCATCAGCTCCATCTTCTTCCTCGGACTTTGGATCTAATCGAAGCCTGTTCGGATTTCGCTATTATTCACGGGGTCGAAGTATCTCGGCCCTCTGTTTACTGCCTAGCAAGCGACCGCTCTTCAAGCTAGTTGGCAAGCTCACTGTCAAACGGAGGTTGTATAGCAACAAAGACACGGGGGCATGAATGCCAACACACACCGACGTCGACCTGTAAACTCTAATTGCACGTTTGTTTTCTGATTAATTTATAGCTGTATATTTAACTTAGTTGCGCGTTGTGTCGTGCGTTTAAACATGCTGGCAATGTTGCGCTATCTGGGCGTCAGCGACGTTAGTGTTGCTGGGCATTTCCTTTGTTGCTCACTGTCAGAATTTGTATCGCGTTGAACAAAGAATACCGCTGCTGCTTCTTTCAGTTACCTTGCGTTTGAAAACAGAATTGGCATGGCAACTGCTGGAAATGATTGCGCACGTTGTTTCCTTTCTGGTCAAAAAGAATTTCATCACTGACACCCTTGAATATGTTGACTAGCCAGGGAACTTTGAATGATTTTTCACCCATTTAATCTTTTCCTGCCCTGAATTTATTTTGTCGGGTGACGGAATTCACGGATTATGTTTCATCATATGTATAGAAAGAAAAGGGGTCTTTTCATGGACATGGTTATTCACCCTTTGAATATTGAATCCGTCTTTTCTTTTGTCAGAGAGAAATCCGAGAAAGCAACACAACTCCCGATGATACAGCTGTATTAGCCGACAACGCAGTAAGTACTCTCTATTGTGTACTTCGAGATACAAGGAGGTACCTTCGAATTACGGACCTGTAAGTTGACGCGAGGATCAGGTGTAAGCGGCAGCTCTTCGCGGCAAACATGTCTTTATATAGATGAAAGCTCCGAAATATATATTCATCTCATATGTCTTCTCAGCTTTTTTTACCAATTAATTTCTTTGGAAAAGCCAGTGCATGAACCTCCCTTTTGAATTTACACAGTCGTCTTTTTATAAATTGGTTATTACAGAATCCTGCCTGTGACTGTTCTCACAGTCATGACTGTAGTCATTATTATTACGGTGAGACTATGTGTGTGACTCTgttccccccaccaccccgcTCCTATAGGATGGCTAGCTGTGGCGAGGTCAACCACTCTGTGGGCATGCTCCCCTCtgggaggaaggggggtggCGAGGCGTGTACAggctcctcccccaccctgGCGGTGCCGGAGTGCGCCATCTGCCTGCAGAGCTGCGTGCACCCGGTGCGTCTGCCCTGCAGCCACATCTTCTGCTTCCTGTGCGTGAAGGGCGCGTCCTGGCAGAGCAAGCGCTGCGCCCTCTGCCGGCAGGAGATCCCCGAGGACTTCCTGGAGCGGCCCACGCTGCTGTCGCCCGAGGAGCTGAAGGCGGCGGGGCGGGGCTCCGGCGACCACGCCTGGTACTACGAGGGCCGCAACGGCTGGTGGCAGTACGACGAGCGCACCAGCCGCGAGCTGGAGGACGCCTTCTCCAAGGGCAAGCGGAACACGGAGATGCTGATCGCCGGCTTCCTGTACGTGGCCGACCTGGAGAACATGGTGCAGTACCGGCGCAACGAGCACGGCCGGCGGCGCCGGATGAAGCGGGACGTGGTGGACATCCCCAAAAAGGGGGTGGCGGGGCTGCGGCTGGACATGGAGGCCGCGCCGGCGGGGGCGCAGGCCGCGGCGGGCCGTGAGAGCTCGGCCGATGGGGCGGACGCCGCGGGGTCGCAGGTCGCTGGCAACCCCGCTCAGACCGCCGCCCCGGTCCGGCCCCCCGTCTCCCTCGGAGGTCAGCCCGCCAGCCCCTCCACGCCATCGCCTGACACCAGCACCTCCTTGGAGAGCTCCCTTGCCCGGCTACAGATAAGCCACCCGGCCGGGCGAGACCGGAGCAGGAATGGGGAGGGCGAGGAGGAGGGTGGCGAGGCCACGCCCTCCAGGGGTTCCTCCGCCCCAAATACCTCTGTGGACGAGTCAGAGTCTGGGAGCAGCAGcctggaagaggaggaggaggaggaggaggaagatattgaggaggaagatgaggaggaagagggtgcGCGGGCGGAGGGGACACAGAACAGGCACagactgctgctgcaggagcgGATGCGGTTGAGGGAGAGCCATGTGGACAGATCGCCCCCTGGTGGCAAATCCTCCAGTggcagcggcagcggcagcggcagcagcagtagtagtgtGAGGTCAAGACGACCGGATGGGCAGTGCACAGTGACTGaagtgtgacctctgacccggGGTCAAAATGCACCATCCATGGGATCTCAGCCAACATTGCACTCAACAAGCTAAACAGCATTTTCTGCGGCTGCCTTCATTTGGCTTTGTGAAAGGCCCTTCTgtaagataaaaacaaacatccaCAGGACGCTACATCTCATACAGATAATGGAAGAAAGGAACATGAATAGAATGTCCAGCTCCTATAGATACAAAAGTGAGCAAACTACCAAACTATTTTGCCATGCAAAATTAGAATGGGGagtgaataatgtaaaaataatagcAAACATTCTGtttgcactcttttttttctattactcCTGATGTGCACTGCctgtgataaaaataaactgaagaaAGGAACCGGAGGGCTGTTCGAGTCAAATGATCTTTTGAAGGAACACTGCAGAATGTGGTCCTTTGGAAAAATCTTGGTTGTTACGCCTGATTTggtcagatgttttttttttgactactGTTCTCTATCAGAAATTGCTCTTTCTGTCAGGAATTAATTATTTTGGGCTATTCCCCTTTCCCCAGTTGAGCcccaaataaatattataaattgGTGTGTTTCATAGGTGAAGCATGGTCTTTGGGTGTTGGATTCATACTTCATCTTAATATGCTAGTCTGTATCATAACTTGTGCATGTGCTGTTGTAAGAGAAGGGTACTAAACACTACTAGGGGAGAGACCTGCAGTTTTGGTTTTAGATATTAGTTTGAAAAACCTTTCTTTCTTTagttttaaactgttttgtGTGCTGGCAGACTGGTGACAGTGTCGAGACAGCAGATGTGGTAAACACAACCATTCTGCGGAAGCTGGGCGTGTCTCATGGATTTTGAAGTTAATCATTTTATGTTTCTCAAGAAACAACATCCTCATATGTCCCCATTCTAGTCTTtcaatctgtaaaaaaaatcttttttctgtatttttgctttcttgtaatattttgttacaggatttgtaaattgaaaataaagTATGTGTCAACTGATCAACCCCAAATAAAGAAGATCTCTGGCTTCTTTAAGCATTTGACTCACATACAGCTGTTCCACTGGGCTGTTTAAAAGCACATAGAGAATAATCTCACCATCAAATGGCTGAAGTTAAAGGAAGGATCAGGAAGGTCTCCTTTAACAGGTTCTCTGGGGAGTTTCTGTGAATTGCGGTTTCCCACCTTCTTGCTTGTACATAGCAGTGGGGCGGAGTTTGCTCTTCAGAGGTGCTGGGTTGCATCTTGTGTTTCTTGGCCTTGGTGACAGTACATATCTCCTGCATGTCTTGCTGTGTGGATTAATTTTCAGATTTATCAAAGTACAGCAAATGATTCAATCTCTCCCAAGCATTGTGATACATACTAGAAACCATTTTCAGGGCAGGAGGTACCAACAAGGAGTAAGTATTAAACTAGGTTAATTCAAGGATTATATGTTATCTAGTCATGCTGCAACAATCTTTGAACCTGGTTTAAATCAGCCTTAATTtaactgtaatggattttttgtGCTTAAACCTGGattaattataattttcttGTACCAGTTGGTAATTATCTTGTTGCGCCAAAATCAATTGACATTCCGAGGAGGGATTCATTTTAAACTGTCTCTTGAGGTGTGGTTTAacttaattattttgaatttacttGTAGGAGTTCCTTAATCACAGTGGCTATAAAATTACACCTATCCACAAAGGTAGACCTATGTTGAATTTCAAGTCCGGACATATGTTGTCCATACAGTCAAATACAGCCAGCAGGATAAATGGAAAGAGTTAAGAGTGTTAGCTAAAGAGTTGGCCAATCGAAAGTATTGTaatcagtgaatgaatgaatgaaccaGTGAACATGCAAATAAGCCTCAGGTGGGTGTGAATGCGATGACCAAAGGGACAAGAAAGCAAGAAAGCACATAACCTCAGGTGAGAAAGGCGAGAGTGGCCTTAATTTGCACTGTTCCACACAGACCTTTTTCATAcctttatttaatgcatttattgtctTTGAGGGGccattttgccttttgtttgGCTGTGGTAGTTTGTTTTCTTCCATTAGTACAGTGCTGTAATGGTTTTATCTGTGAAGGATTTTGTTGTAGCaagcttttctttctgtgaagGTTTCATTGCTGGGATGGTTTCTGATATTTATTTCCTCCTCCCTGGCATGGCCTCCTGCAGTTGACCACAAGGGTAAATTTTAGGCCCACACCATAAGCAGAGAGTGTGTTCTTAGGTTCCTAGTTTGAATTATGCAGCACCTAGCAAATGCTGTCGTGAAGTGACAGAGAACATTTTATGCTGCATGAATTCAGCTGGAGATGACAGTGTGCCTCATGCTGTGTAAAGCACTGCTGTCTCCTGCCGTGCACTTTCATGGAGTTACACCTGAAAACAAAGGCCACGTTCTTGCATCAGCTCATCTGTCTTGGAAGCAGCTGCTTTAGTCAGCAGTGCCTTGAGCATGTGCCTCATGTTTAAAGTGGTAAGAGAAGAGCCTCATGTTCCCGTCCAATCACTTTTCAAGGGAAAAACGTTCACTCTGAACCAAAAACCAGTTTCCTTAATTCCTCCTTTTTCCCTTTGTAGAACACATGGTTAAGGTCTGAACCATGATTGGTCACCTatggttccttttttttttaccacccCCAGATGTACAACATTGCTTTGCACAGTATAGTCATGGAATTACCTTGAACAACCTGTAATCTGACTTTGTTTCACATACAACACAGCCAAAGcgtctttttgtttttgacaccCCATCCAAGTTAGTACTAAACTCAACCACAGAAATGGAGAGAATTCCAATTCCTCTTCCAATATCAAACTCAAGTCAAGGTCACATGGCAAACCATGCACTTTGCTGTTTTCTCTTGACATGCTGGCAGGGTTTACAGTGGCTGGGTTTTTCAAGAGAGGTGGCCTCTGCTGTTACGGACACATAGTTTATGGgtgcaaatgtgttttcagtttattctttgATTAGTGAGGTCCTCATTGGGCCCTTATTTGTTAAACCAGTTCACGCCCTGGGTTTCTAGGTAGCGGTGTCCTTGCATTGTGAGTAGATTTATCAACCTTTGCTTTCACTAACTCTATGGATGATATATGCGGTGACCTACTCCGGTTTATTGTCATATTCCCCTCTGGTGTGTGTAAATTGGGTTACGGGGTTTCCCTTTCATCCATAATGGATAATTGCTATTTCATCGCTGTATAAGTTTTGTCATAGTGAATAGTTAATGAAGTGTGCTCTCTCAGGCTCTCGCAGTGTCCTACCGCTTCTCCACGCGGCCTGGTTTTATATTCCAGGCACACGCCGTCTCTGCGGAAGCTGCACCCAACGCATTGTCTCCAGCTGACTGTGGGACCAATGCCCGCTGGAGTGGCAGAGATTGGCTGACATTTGCGGGCAGCGGGGCAGCAGACAAAAGCCCTGGCGTACAGTACCCGTCCTCCTGGCTCCACCACTCCCGCGGGCATTGCCCTGGCCTTTTCACACTGTGGGCACTGCCCTCCAAAGAGTGGGGCGCATCCGAACCACTGCAGCACAAAGGGTGCTCCCAACAATGTAATTTTAAGTATGACTCTGTAGCCCTCCGtagcatttgaaaaatgctaTTGGTGACAGTCATATGAATAAGATGGCTGTTGTGAGGTGTTTAGTTTTGCTGCGATTTGGGTTTCTGATTTTGGAAAGCGTGTACCGAATGAGGCACACAGCGTGACTCACTATACCTGGCAACAGTAAATGCATCCGTCCCGCCGGATCTAAAAAGCCTTTTCATCACTGCGCCCATTCACACAAACTGTGACTCAGGCTATGAAGTCATTTAGCTTGAGAACACTACACAGATTCATCCTCTGCAGAAAGGTGGAGGTGGTAGCATTGTGATATGTTTTCACTTTCTAtatttgtggggggggggttaatccTCCCACTTCAGAGACTTCATGGAATGTCTCAGGGTATCGTCTGTAAAAACAGTAAGAGCTGACAAGACGTATGGTTAAAACTCCACCAGAGCAACAATGCGTGTTTTGTTTGCAGCAATATGGCAGACCCGTTCGGAGACCTTGGCTAGTCTGGTCTTTTGGCACTGCCTCCACAGTAGCATAATCTCACCCCATGGGGTAGCAACAAGACGTGACAGTGATACTAAGTAGGAGattctgaaatatgaatattctgtaattccccccccccccccccccccgcagagcGCGTTTTGAACACAAATGTCCCTCTCAAGTGAAATCCTTATCTGAGAGATTATCTTCTCTCCTCTGTGGTCCGTGTCGGCAATAGAAATCGCTGACTGCTGAACGACAAAGAGAAAATAAGTGATTGAGGCCAGTGGCATTGCCACTGACTGCACAGCTCAAATCTTCCAGAACAGAAGACGAGGTTTTTACACTCCTGAAGAATACAGCTATAACGCTGGTGTTTTGACTCCACGTTGGACTGTGATTGCCAGTTTCATTCCCTGGTTGGCCACTtctattgtacccttgggcaaggtacttaacctgaactgcctcagctgtataaatggacaatgtgAAATTTGTAAGCGATGTAAATCGCACTGGATGGGAGCATTTGATGAGCAAATGTAAAGCAATAATATTCTAAGCAAACAGAATAAGCCAGGTACTTCTAGTGTCTAAAACCAAGAAACAACTGATTTGGAACTTGTAACATTACACTTGACATTTTAGAATTGTCCTTCTGTTTCTCCAAAAAGTCAAGTCTCAGTCCACTCTCCTGTGTCCTACGTGGGGAAACTGAAATGACCAATTACTTTTAATGTTTGACGTCATTCACTGACCCTCCTGCTCACCACAATCTAACATCTGTCTTCTGAGAAATCCTCTTACccgattacattacattaaattgcaaTTTTACTTGATGGCATTACATCACCATTTTGCAAATTTGATTACATTAtcgttatattacattacatttttgaactTATCAGATTCACAGAGACATAAAACACACTATTTAAAAACTTGGTGCATCTTGAGTGTAGCAGTTCCATGGATGCACCTTGCTCAGGAGCATCTCAGCAATGCTCCATCTTGGACTGTGTACCTAACACAAGAGTGAGAAACTCCAACAGGTGCCACTAGTGGCCTGAAGACAGACACTCCACGGTTAATGCAATGTGAATTGTGTACACTGGCACAGTACTGCATCTTCAGTGTAGATGAACCCTGTTAATATTCCCATGGCTGTGTAGACATTAGCAGGGATAACAGGCTGGTTGTGGTTTTTGTTAAGGTTCAACTGCAGCAAGAACATGAGAAACATGAAGTGGGTTGCAGATGGAAGGCAAATCACTAAGGCCAACCTGTAGTTCAtcttcagtgtgtctgtatggtgTCCGTACGACTGGAATTTCTTTACCACCAAGACCTCGGTAGAACGTTAGCAGCAGAGCCGAATTACTCACATTCaatggtgtgtgtctgtctccacCATGCCTGTCCCTGCAGGGCAGTAGGTTTACAGTTATTATGTGTCATGATTTTGCTGCTCTTTGTCCAGTTCACAATCACTTATGTTTGGGCTTGCGGGCCAAGGCCTCAAGGTTGGCAGGCCCACCCCAGACGGTTCCAAATACATCTTTTTCAGTTCTCAGGGCATCCTCCAGGGGGAGCTCTCTCCCCGACAGCACCACCTTCTTCACTGCTCTGATCACTGGGGCGGGGCCTTTGGTGAAAGCACTCAGCCACTTCTCTGCCTCACCCAGAGCTGTGCTCTCCCCAGACTGAGGGGTCACGGTGCCATCTGACAGACCGATCCGTTCGCCGTAATCCGTATCCACCTTCCTGGCGCCGGCCAGCACCTTAAGGGCGTTCTGGCTGCCCACGATGCGTACGAGTCGGGCAGCACCACCCCAGCCAGGCACCAGGCCCATGTGCTTGTGAACAAACTGGATCTCGCTGCCCTGCGTCATCAGTCTgctcaaagacaaaaaacaccCATGTGTTATATgaagtaaaatgtaattatatacatcattatttgcttggcagacagcCATATCCAAGGCAACCCGTATATAAAAAAATAGATCAATTTAAAACGGCCAAAGAACTTGAAACTTTACGTTACAAGCTCAAATTGTGAACCACTACACCATAATACTTgcctgttgttttattttgtgcaaagtCACTCTTGAGAAGTGTGGGGTTAAAGATAGACCTTCCTTACCTGAAGTCGCAGGCAGTGGTGAGCTCAGACCCGCCTCCCAGTGCCCTCCCCTCCACGAGTGCAACAGAGATGAGAGGCAGCCTGTGCTGGGAGAACAGCTGTGTTAACACAGGTGTGCCAGCACCTGACAGACATTAATACAGGTGTGCAAGTGTCTGAGACACATTAATACAGGCATGTCAGTATGTTCTTACTACAggtgttgtatgtatgtatggttTTGATGATACAAAAGTCATTTCAGGTTTATACTGTCCACTATTATCTGCCTTTTCTGATGCTGTCAGTATATCTGAACCATAGTATATGGTAATGACTATGTGATGATACCAGATGCATTTGGGAGGAACAAACCTCATTGTGAGTCGGTGTGGAGAGACAAGCATTCTCTC harbors:
- the LOC118784648 gene encoding E3 ubiquitin-protein ligase rnf146-like; translated protein: MASCGEVNHSVGMLPSGRKGGGEACTGSSPTLAVPECAICLQSCVHPVRLPCSHIFCFLCVKGASWQSKRCALCRQEIPEDFLERPTLLSPEELKAAGRGSGDHAWYYEGRNGWWQYDERTSRELEDAFSKGKRNTEMLIAGFLYVADLENMVQYRRNEHGRRRRMKRDVVDIPKKGVAGLRLDMEAAPAGAQAAAGRESSADGADAAGSQVAGNPAQTAAPVRPPVSLGGQPASPSTPSPDTSTSLESSLARLQISHPAGRDRSRNGEGEEEGGEATPSRGSSAPNTSVDESESGSSSLEEEEEEEEEDIEEEDEEEEGARAEGTQNRHRLLLQERMRLRESHVDRSPPGGKSSSGSGSGSGSSSSSVRSRRPDGQCTVTEV
- the echdc1 gene encoding ethylmalonyl-CoA decarboxylase, whose product is MTINNPARMNAFTGTMMLELQDRVTQLEEWTEGKGLILHGAAGTFCSGSDLNAVRAISNPQDGMKMCMFMQNVLTRLLRLPLISVALVEGRALGGGSELTTACDFRLMTQGSEIQFVHKHMGLVPGWGGAARLVRIVGSQNALKVLAGARKVDTDYGERIGLSDGTVTPQSGESTALGEAEKWLSAFTKGPAPVIRAVKKVVLSGRELPLEDALRTEKDVFGTVWGGPANLEALARKPKHK